Proteins from a single region of Ziziphus jujuba cultivar Dongzao chromosome 1, ASM3175591v1:
- the LOC107415093 gene encoding LOW QUALITY PROTEIN: two-pore potassium channel 1 (The sequence of the model RefSeq protein was modified relative to this genomic sequence to represent the inferred CDS: deleted 1 base in 1 codon), producing MKPNAAMDNDAKQALLSDQIMVDHVQQMNENNALQRRRNRQYGTSTTTASSSKINSLLKENGAEDQSLLDFECSRTFKQQFDINQVIILLAAYLGGGTLCFFLVRNQIEGKKTNGVLDAMCFCVVTMITVGYGDLVPNSILAKLLACVYVFIGVALAGLILGKVADYLMEKQETLLVRAIYIREKVGSPELLKEVETHKVKYKFLTSGALILVLMIIGTVILSVVEDLQFMDAIYCVCSTITTLGYGDESFSSKGGRIFAVFWILGSTICLAQFYLYLAELYTEGRQKSLMKWVLTRKLTHSDLEEADLDHDEAVR from the exons ATGAAACCTAATGCTGCAATGGATAATGATGCTAAACAAGCCCTGCTTTCTGATCAAATAATGGTAGATCATGTTCAACAGATGAACGAAAATAATGCCCTGCAGAGAAGAAGAAACCGCCAATATGGTACTAGTACTACCACTGCTTCTTCATCAAAGATTAATAGTCTCCTAAAAGAAAATGGAGCTGAAGATCAATCTCTTTTAGATTTCGAATGCTCGAGAACTTTTAAACAACAATTTGATATAAATCAAGTAATCATCCTGTTGGCTGCCTACTTAGGGGGAGGAACCCTGTGCTTCTTCCTGGTTAGGAATCAGATTGAGGGTAAGAAAACAAATGGGGTTTTGGATGCCATGTGTTTCTGTGTTGTGACAATGATA ACCGTCGGATATGGTGACCTTGTTCCCAATAGCATACTGGCAAAGCTACTGGCTTGTGTTTATGTATTCATTGGAGTGGCTCTTGCTGGTCTAATTCTTGGGAAAGTTGCTGATTACTTGATGGAAAAGCAAGAAACCCTTCTGGTTAGAGCCATTTACATTCGTGAAAAAGTTGGTTCGCCTGAGCTTCTTAAGGAGGTCGAAACTCACAAAGTGAAATACAAATTCCTTACTTCTGGTGCACTTATTTTGGTGCTTATGATTATTGGAACTGTCATTTTATCTGTAGTTGAGGATCTACAATTCATGGATGCCATCTACTGTGTTTGTTCTACCATTACTACTCTTGGCTATGGAGATGAAAGCTTCTCATCTAAGGGTGGTAGAATTTTTGCTGTGTTTTGGATATTGGGAAGTACAATTTGCTTAGCACAGTTTTATCTCTACCTTGCTGAATTGTACACTGAAGGCAGGCAAAAATCACTCATGAAATGGGTTCTTACTCGGAAGTTGACTCACTCAGATCTTGAGGAAGCAGACCTTGATCACGATGAAGCTGTCAGGTAG
- the LOC107415034 gene encoding microtubule-associated protein 70-5, which yields MVSHNEEQHGVDDFPVLQPDPVVLELNRLKNLLKEKDRELGVAQGEIKGLRATEVLKDKALEELRNEVQKLDEKLGVTENLLEHKNLEIKKLTNDKKNALAAQFAAEATLRRVHANQKDDDSLPIVSVIAPLEAEIKIYKNEIATLQEDKKALERLTKSKESALLEAERILRSALERALIVEEVQNQNFELRRQIEICQEENRILEKTNRQKVLEVEKLSQTIHELEEAILAGGAAANAIRDYKRQIEELNEEKRTLERELARSKVSANRVATVVANEWKDENDKVMPVRQWLEERRLMQAEMQRLRDKLTVSERTAKAEAQLKEKLKLRLKTLEEGLKHVSSFSANPNAFCASQKTEKSSNILSFLTSNGGLIKRSTSQPRASTFGKTSPLQQPNVEIETATGELKRANSFRKKYSSGENMLKRSLWATKSKVVDSGEKENKEIKENTKNNDNNNTTASAEAKTKGSGNEESPNQGTTNSDSEDMVSGFLYDRLQKEVISLRKIFEVKENHLNAKDQEIKMLMKKVEALTKSIEVETKRMKREAAAREKEAASMKMVDNKKNRTINSYNRVTKSP from the exons ATGGTGAGTCATAATGAAGAGCAACATGGTGTGGATGACTTCCCTGTTCTTCAACCAGACCCTGTTGTCTTAGAGCTCAATCGTCTGAAGAACTTGCTTAAAg AAAAGGATCGGGAATTAGGTGTGGCTCAGGGTGAAATCAAGGGTCTGAGAGCAACAGAAGTTTTGAAAGATAAGGCTCTAGAAGAG CTCAGAAATGAAGTTCAAAAATTGGATGAGAAACTTGGAGTCACTGAAAATCTTCTTGAGCATAAG AATCTTGAAATCAAGAAACTAACAAATGACAAGAAAAATGCATTGGCCGCACAGTTTGCTGCGGAAGCAACTCTCAGAAGAGTGCATGCAAATCAAAAGGATGATGACTCTTTGCCTATTGTGTCTGTCATTGCTCCTCTTGAGGCtgaaatcaaaatatacaaGAATGAG ATTGCCACCCTTCAGGAGGATAAGAAGGCTTTGGAACGCCTGACCAAATCAAAAGAGTCAGCTCTGCTTGAAGCAGAAAGGATTTTGAGGAGTGCTCTAGAAAGGGCCTTAATAGTTGAAGAGGTTCAGAACCAGAACTTCGAATTAAGGAGACAGATCGAGATCTGCCAG GAGGAAAACAGAATCCTTGAGAAAACCAATCGTCAAAAGGTTTTAGAGGTTGAAAAGCTTAGTCAAACCATTCatgaacttgaagaagccattcTAGCTGGTGGAGCTGCAGCCAATGCTATCCGCGACTATAAGCGGCAGATAGAAGAATTAAAT GAGGAGAAGAGGACTTTGGAAAGAGAGCTAGCAAGATCGAAAGTTTCAGCAAACCGAGTAGCAACTGTAGTGGCTAATGAGTGGAAAGATGAAAATGACAAAGTTATGCCTGTTAGACAGTGGCTGGAAGAGAGAAGGCTAATGCAG GCTGAAATGCAACGGTTGAGGGACAAGCTAACTGTGTCAGAGAGAACAGCTAAAGCAGAGGCACAACTCAAG GAGAAATTGAAGCTGAGGCTTAAGACACTGGAAGAAGGGCTAAAGCATGTTTCAAGTTTCTCAGCCAACCCTAATGCTTTCTGTGCAtctcaaaaaacagaaaaatcaaGCAATATCTTAAGCTTCCTGACAAGCAATGGAGGGCTCATAAAAAGATCAACATCACAGCCAAGGGCTTCCACCTTCGGTAAAACTTCTCCTTTGCAACAACCAAATGTAGAAATTGAAACAGCTACGGGCGAGCTAAAACGAGCAAATAGCTTCAGAAAGAAATATTCTTCTGGAGAAAACATGTTGAAAAGAAGCCTATGGGCAACCAAAAGTAAAGTTGTTGATAGTGGTGAGAAGGAGAACAAGGAAATCAAAGAGAACACAAAAAACAACGACAACAACAATACAACAGCTTCTGCAGAAGCCAAAACTAAAGGCAGTGGCAATGAAGAATCACCTAACCAAGGAACTACAAACTCCGATAGTGAAGATATGGTCTCAGGTTTTCTGTATGATAGACTTCAAAAGGAGGTTATCAGTCTGAGGAAGATTTTCGAAGTGAAAGAGAACCATTTGAATGCTAAAGATCAAGAAATAAAG ATGCTCATGAAGAAGGTTGAAGCACTGACAAAATCCATAGAAGTAGAAACCAAGAGAATGAAGAGAGAAGCTGCAGCTAGAGAGAAGGAAGCTGCATCAATGAAAATGGTTGACAACAAGAAGAACAGAACCATCAACTCCTATAACAG GGTAACCAAATCACCTTGA
- the LOC112492764 gene encoding uncharacterized protein LOC112492764 — MKNPYSLPSTYTMGNCIKVSFRPPQEKIKAVVFNGEVEEFKASTSVEKITSGPYIGFKLVHRAQPHSSLPPNSKVEPGHLVPYLTQPSKPLVSPKRANKESCKRQKVKIVLTRDQLELLLRGAKKLHPPGDIAVQMLKSFGFEEASPIWRPSLATIPEPQEEQ, encoded by the exons ATGAAGAATCCTTATTCCCTTCCATCCACATACACAATGGGGAACTGCATAAAAGTTTCATTCCGGCCACCCCAAGAGAAGATCAAAGCTGTTGTCTTTAATGGAGAAGTGGAAGAGTTCAAAGCCTCAACATCTGTGGAGAAGATCACTTCTGGACCCTACATTGGGTTCAAACTGGTGCACCGTGCCCAGCCACATTCATCATTGCCGCCCAACAGCAAGGTAGAACCTGGCCATTTAGTTCCTTATCTAACCCAGCCTAGTAAACCCTTGGTTTCTCCAAAAAGAGCCAACAAAGAAAGCTGTAAACGGCAGAAAGTAAAAATTGTGCTGACTAGGGATCAACTGGAGCTGCTTTTGAGAGGTGCTAAGAAGCTCCATCCTCCCGGAGATATTGCTGTTCAAATGTTAAAGAGTTTTGGGTTTGAAGAAGCGTCTCCAATATGGCGACCATCATTGGCTACCATTCCAGAG CCTCAAGAGGAGCAATGA